A region of Colletotrichum higginsianum IMI 349063 chromosome 10, whole genome shotgun sequence DNA encodes the following proteins:
- a CDS encoding Glucan 4-alpha-glucosidase, whose product MDPFHDKAGNDRRASLRMSASASLTANDDDDYALAAMGISDGFRPVDLSAAHQPIASTTFPSTGSAVVSRDSPVPQRATPARPSSIAKPPHSHDPLALRHDGSESSGAPMSRISSTSTDSPIIRSESPYEGPSGPSHPYQMYPQRTNSVATSTTARMSERSYAGPRGPTHPYALYTQNTVPVDTAESDNIPVGFAGRSDGYHRRIGPEGEEIADLIGPLGHTEELPPYTRYPEQAYARKQQDAPQLISGQQSHQDQQRQGQPSPSSPQQQSQQPAVAVMTATVAPIPGAGGLGLATRNPEFESREDLRLQPSRMSSRTLASDTASQHEINTAAEVYAEKGEVQSDRKWQKRAKKRLFGVIPYWAICLLAVGLVMMGIILGAVIGTFFAKHKKPPGKHQDDEPIPLVIPTATVDIKPLATLPPDLPAMEVGTFGLPPLIASQAPSTCFNDTTQSQAWTCNIPFTSYVMGVSRIANELPISDYTLKLTTFNDSDHDENFRFNMFSWGTQPPLIMDPLKMRLVNDTSEPGRGAAWFAQMTYNKTVIVAEDRFPGVSTPKKQQPQSKRGWGGPSSQMGEFSRKGVKGAQAGDRPWICTWPGTLLEVFVYPAQNNSYRKPTSTMRPTAAATFPPSTSTQFLVRHGLQTEAPRPSSMPSDRPHRAPPPPYPQVIKFEERRVSLDQTKNAVCQQVEVCDDGENTVPVLTDEGQPVEVFIMENRQTVAIADSTKRWIHEDSLLVSPRDRPARTSQLSDCGCIWWFT is encoded by the exons ATGGATCCTTTCCATGACAAGGCGGGCAACGATCGGAGGGCTTCCCTCAGGATGTCGGCAAGCGCCTCGCTGACGGCcaacgacgatgatgacTATGCCTTGGCAGCAATGGGCATATCTGATGGTTTTCGCCCAGTCGATCTGTCTGCTGCTCATCAGCCTATCGCCTCGACCACATTTCCTTCGACTGGCTCGGCGGTTGTGTCGCGAGACTCCCCCGTTCCTCAGCGTGCTACACCCGCCCGACCGTCTAGCATCGCAAAACCTCCACACTCACACGACCCACTGGCTCTCCGTCACGACGGTTCAGAATCAAGCGGCGCGCCTATGTCCCGTATATCCAGCACCTCCACCGACTCACCCATCATTCGATCCGAGAGCCCCTACGAAGGTCCGTCCGGTCCGTCCCATCCGTACCAAATGTACCCACAACGGACAAACAGCGTGGCAACGTCAACAACTGCTCGCATGTCGGAACGCTCCTACGCAGGGCCACGTGGGCCAACCCATCCGTATGCACTTTACACGCAGAACACCGTACCTGTCGATACAGCCGAGAGCGACAATATCCCCGTAGGATTTGCGGGCCGTTCCGACGGCTACCATCGACGGATCGGTCCCGAAGGAGAGGAAATTGCCGACTTGATCGGCCCTTTGGGGCACACGGAAGAACTTCCACCATACACCAGATATCCCGAGCAAGCGTACGCAAGGAAACAACAGGACGCGCCCCAATTGATATCAGGGCAGCAGTCACATCAAGACCAGCAGCGACAAGGACagccgtcaccgtcgtcaccgCAGCAGCAATCGCAACAACCTGCAGTTGCTGTCATGACTGCCACAGTTGCCCCTATTCCTGGTGCTGGTGGTCTTGGACTTGCTACTCGAAACCCAGAGTTTGAATCCCGAGAGGATCTCCGCCTCCAACCGTCCCGCATGTCATCTCGGACACTTGCCTCCGATACTGCCAGCCAGCACGAAATaaacaccgccgccgaggtttATGCCGAGAAGGGAGAAGTTCAGTCCGACCGTAAGTGGCAAAAAAGGGCAAAGAAGCGCTTGTTTGGTGTGATACCTTACTGGGCCATCTGCTTGTTGGCAGTTGGACTGGTGATGAT GGGCATCATATTGGGCGCTGTCATTGGTACCTTCTTCGCCAAACACAAGAAACCACCCGGAAAACATCAAGACGACGAGCCCATCCCGCTCGTCATTCCTACGGCTACCGTGGACATCAAACCACTGGCTACATTGCCACCAGACCTTCCTGCGATGGAAGTCGGCACATTTGGCTTGCCGCCTCTTATTGCAAGCCAGGCGCCAAGTACCTGTTTTAACGACACCACACAGTCACAAGCCTGGACATGCAATATCCCATTTACAAGCTATGTCATGGGCGTTTCCAGAATTGCCAACGAACTGCCCATATCCGATTACACCCTAAAACTTACTACTTTTAACGATAGCGACCACGACGAGAACTTTCGATTCAACATGTTCTCTTGGGGCACTCAGCCACCTTTGATCATGGATCCCTTGAAGATGCGTCTTGTCAACGATACTTCGGAACCGGGCCGTGGCGCCGCATGGTTTGCTCAGATGACGTATAACAAGACAGTCATTGTGGCTGAGGATAGGTTTCCCGGCGTCAGCACCCCAAAGAAGCAACAGCCACAGTCGAAGAGAGGATGGGGTGGCCCATCATCTCAAATGGGAGAATTTAGCAGAAAAGGTGTGAAGGGAGCACAGGCTGGTGACAGACCTTGGATTTGCACATGGCCTGGGACCCTTCTCGAAGTGTTTGTGTACCCGGCGCAGAACAACAGCTATCGGAAACCTACTTCGACCATGCGGCCCACCGCGGCTGCAACATTTCCaccatcgacctcgacgcaGTTCTTGGTTCGTCATGGCTTGCAGACCGAGGCCCCTCGGCCAAGTTCCATGCCCAGTGATCGGCCACATCgcgcaccaccaccgccataCCCTCAAGTCATCAAGTTCGAAGAGCGACGTGTATCTCTTGATCAAACAAAGAACGCCGTCTGTCAACAAGTCGAAGTttgcgacgacggcgagaacACTGTTCCTGTCTTGACTGACGAGGGCCAGCCGGTTGAGGTTTTCATCATGGAAAACCGACAAACTGTGGCGATAGCTGACTCGACGAAGCGTTGGATACACGAAGACAGTCTACTGGTCTCTCCCCGAGACCGACCAGCGAGAACGAGTCAATTGAGCGACTGCGGGTGCATATGGTGGTTCACATGA
- a CDS encoding Pol polyprotein: MPQLPSPEGTPEISIPNQPPPNQIIPAQRTSQLGIDPRLVEDKYWHNHPHQKLLGEIAARDLDGLDTQDLISKLLATPANEIVYLGNELNPVWIEAKKRYRESLTMAPQHNAKKKSGSKSKNATSKVAKSKKPALAPRAPPPDDDEGDSDRQTSEVPEETQLEYPIPSDDHLDRDRDRFKNYVEKLAAAEDVDKILTPEMLDEIRDWAGKALTKSTRPTSNSKLYKDVNTAVGKGGKEMPESALWALAIRIIIFEKGDASKLWKGLPDLQDAVKAMIAIVAFLIQGKFPSVRHCAAPYLKSLDRIIYTSPISEVTPLSTSEPTTATARSTTSGKTLPSKSAEPDLEVADANLSDAIPDADLSDAFHNALTRDEDLIFSFVNPEADVNQVTGSAGDDPKPSRRQSTIPLEPRPSEPQTDADHQDKQSVKEMKAMIAQLRNRVASIEHTRSSPARPRQNSPDRSSNFKLLQAQAVSSPKSLNEAAKTSQTRTNPPIETARPSRPATEMPLTPTIRNPGPLIEDRVANLASADKLEKIKLQRSMRNDPLVEAAMETSESENRDGTEGDESDNGDGASSEEEDEEFTEEQKAEIRDRMEESLGVVPPKARIAMAVSWMFELMIDRGWDISDGIVEFIQSRQAITSAAQVDTPQPGPDANSGGAKSGKRVRQPVLETPTKRSRRS, translated from the coding sequence ATGCCACAATTACCTTCCCCTGAAGGCACCCCCGAGATTTCCATTCCCAACCAACCACCGCCCAACCAAATCATCCCTGCGCAACGAACATCACAACTCGGAATCGATCCCAGACTTGTCGAGGACAAGTACTGGCACAACCATCCTCACCAGAAGCTACTCGGGGAGATCGCGGCCCGCGATCTGGATGGGCTGGACACGCAAGATCTGATTTCTAAGTTGTTGGCGACCCCAGCTAATGAAATCGTCTACCTTGGCAACGAGCTCAACCCAGTTTGGATCGAGGCAAAGAAACGATATCGAGAATCTCTCACCATGGCTCCCCAACACAATGCCAAGAAGAAAAGCGGCAGCAAATCGAAGAACGCCACATCGAAGGTTGCGAAATCGAAGAAACCCGCGTTGGCCCCCCgtgccccccctcccgacgatgacgaaggtGATTCAGATCGACAGACATCCGAGGTCCCCGAAGAGACTCAACTCGAATACCCCATCCCATCTGACGACCATTTGGACAGGGACCGTGACCGATTCAAAAACTACGTGGAGAAATTGGCTGCAGCGGAAGACGTGGACAAGATCTTGACTCCAGAGATGCTCGATGAGATCAGAGATTGGGCAGGAAAGGCCCTCACCAAATCCACTCGCCCAACGTCCAACTCCAAATTGTACAAGGATGTCAACACTGCGGTGGGCAAAGGAGGCAAGGAAATGCCTGAATCGGCATTGTGGGCCTTAGCCATCCGGATCATCATATTTGAGAAGGGCGACGCATCGAAGTTGTGGAAAGGCCTCCCGGATCTCCAAGATGCCGTCAAGGCAATGATTGCCATCGTGGCATTCCTCATCCAAGGAAAATTTCCCTCCGTGCGGCATTGCGCAGCCCCATATCTGAAATCCCTCGACCGGATCATTTATACCAGCCCCATCTCAGAAGTCACTCCCTTGTCGACATCCGAGCCGACCACTGCCACCGCCAGGTCCACTACATCGGGAAAGACTCTCCCATCGAAGTCCGCAGAGCCCGATTTGGAAGTGGCCGACGCAAATCTGTCGGATGCGATCCCCGACGCAGATCTGTCGGATGCGTTCCACAATGCACTCACCCGTGATGAGGATCTTATTTTCTCATTTGTCAACCCTGAGGCAGATGTGAATCAAGTTACAGGATCTGCTGGTGATGACCCGAAGCCATCTCGCCGCCAATCGACCATTCCCCTTGAGCCCCGCCCCTCTGAGCCTCAGACGGATGCGGACCATCAGGACAAGCAATCAGTGAAGGAGATGAAGGCAATGATTGCACAACTCAGGAACCGGGTTGCCTCGATCGAGCACACTAGATCGTCACCAGCGCGACCTCGACAGAATTCGCCAGATCGGTCGTCCAATTTCAAACTCTTGCAGGCGCAGGCTGTGTCCAGCCCGAAATCTCTGAACGAGGCTGCCAAGACATCTCAGACTCGGACAAATCCACCGATTGAGACAGCCAGACCTTCTCGACCTGCAACGGAAATGCCCCTGACACCAACCATCAGAAATCCGGGTCCGTTGATTGAAGATCGTGTTGCCAACTTGGCCTCTGCCGATAAATTGGAAAAAATCAAACTACAGCGATCGATGCGGAATGATCCTCTTGTGGAGGCAGCGATGGAGACCTCTGAGAGTGAAAATCGGGATGGCACCGAAGGCGATGAGAGTGACAATGGCGATGGCGCCTCATctgaggaggaagacgaagagtTCACTGAGGAGCAGAAAGCGGAGATCCGTGACCGCATGGAGGAATCTCTTGGCGTTGTCCCCCCCAAGGCTCGAATCGCAATGGCCGTCAGTTGGATGTTCGAATTGATGATCGATCGGGGATGGGACATTTCCGATGGCATTGTGGAATTCATTCAGTCACGTCAGGCAATCACATCCGCCGCCCAGGTTGACACCCCTCAACCAGGTCCTGATGCCAATTCAGGGGGAGCGAAATCTGGGAAGCGAGTTCGACAACCAGTCTTGGAGACCCCGACAAAGAGATCGAGACGCTCTTAA
- a CDS encoding Pol polyprotein, which produces MSPVEIYFDDIFTKFATWEEEWAFVKDHLLPRLVWAMVRLSRKKISLGMTSIVAMGWTHSIGGVTTIKPSRIAKLLEWPVPKSQTEVRSFLAATGPCRQWMKNCAEIARPLHRLTGSVPWKWGSTEALAFRLLKDLMSKTVELHGISIGHPIQLYSDASKYAGGCVVMQMQDAGLVPVLYDSFLLTKSQRNYGTYKRELLAIVEFCRRHSHFLRTEKPSTIFTDHKPITWFLSSSNHHGIYARWVTELRMLNVEIEYIQGRRNAAADALSRTIFPSYDCHDDDLEALGSVSEEGEWTWKDGAGGYEEMIRNAIAGRPAADEMADAIRTLLPLKSTALKSTAQIDRLEPEQIPIAASHSELQTDPTLSALTASMKKWLDEPWYMYVCRFLIGRLEGIDNHALAAMASKSRSFSIHDGILMHTSYGFRCRCLVPSEVAEACKVAHDEGGHFGPNITRRRLARQFYWPGMAEDVIRYINGCWPCASVAPRKPTHPDQTTWITSPFQVLGIDHLGPLPTSGRGNVLLLIWIDYLSRFCWAHPVKSASASEAIPVLTQWMDTIGTSPQVIYPDAGGAFVSREFKLAMNARSVEVTPAPAKSHKSVGMIETHIRLVVDLITKEILAGKFPPEDWDLHWMDSLKAVNRRWIQSVGFSPTEILMGIPPTDDISTAPIQCADRELPLPDQLADAAVAHMATIEYHRRMVNISQDARNAARLAKHDQRVSTPFRKGDFVMLAQDGKPPKFEPRWRGPFVIKRRVGRVTYRIEQLNGTAIPHDRHWDQLKVFQPRSGYLQLHSDLSLPFTQSLRRGKKN; this is translated from the coding sequence ATGTCACCGGTCGAAATCTACTTCGACGACATCTTCACCAAATTCGCCACCTGGGAGGAAGAATGGGCCTTTGTCAAAGATCACCTGTTGCCCCGATTGGTGTGGGCAATGGTACGATTGTCAAGAAAGAAAATCAGCCTGGGGATGACCTCAATCGTGGCGATGGGTTGGACCCATTCGATTGGAGGCGTGACAACCATCAAACCCAGCCGGATCGCCAAACTGCTTGAGTGGCCGGTGCCCAAATCGCAGACGGAGGTGAGGTCATTCTTGGCTGCAACCGGACCGTGTCGGCAATGGATGAAGAATTGTGCCGAGATCGCAAGACCTCTACATCGGCTCACCGGATCTGTCCCTTGGAAATGGGGATCTACAGAGGCGTTGGCCTTCAGGTTGCTCAAGGACCTGATGTCGAAAACAGTGGAGTTGCACGGCATCTCGATCGGTCACCCAATCCAGTTGTACTCTGACGCTTCGAAATACGCCGGTGGTTGCGTGgtgatgcagatgcaggaTGCCGGTCTGGTTCCTGTGTTGTACGATTCCTTTTTGTTGACGAAATCCCAACGAAATTATGGCACATACAAACGGGAGCTCCTAGCCATTGTCGAGTTCTGTCGACGACACAGCCACTTCCTACGCACTGAGAAACCATCGACCATCTTCACAGATCACAAGCCCATTACGTGGTTTCTGTCATCATCCAACCACCACGGCATCTACGCCCGTTGGGTCACCGAGCTGAGGATGCTCAACGTGGAGATCGAATACATCCAAGGTCGTCGCAATGCAGCGGCTGATGCATTGTCCCGGACAATTTTCCCCTCATACGACtgccatgatgatgatttGGAGGCGTTGGGTTCCGTCTCAGAGGAGGGCGAATGGACGTGGAAAGACGGAGCTGGTGGATACGAGGAAATGATCCGCAACGCAATCGCCGGGCGGCCTGCCGCCGATGAGATGGCCGACGCAATCCGAACCTTGTTGCCATTGAAATCGACCGCGTTGAAGTCGACTGCACAAATCGATCGCCTGGAGCCAGAACAAATCCCCATTGCAGCCTCCCATTCCGAATTGCAGACTGACCCCACCCTGTCGGCATTGACCGCATCAATGAAGAAATGGTTGGATGAGCCATGGTACATGTATGTTTGCAGATTCTTGATTGGGAGATTGGAGGGCATCGACAACCATGCATTGGCCGCGATGGCATCGAAGTCCCGGTCCTTTTCGATCCACGACGGGATCCTGATGCACACCTCGTATGGATTCCGATGCCGTTGCCTGGTGCCGTCGGAGGTGGCTGAAGCCTGCAAAGTGGCCCATGATGAAGGTGGGCATTTCGGACCCAATATCACTCGACGGAGACTGGCTCGACAATTTTACTGGCCAGGGATGGCTGAGGACGTTATCCGATACATCAATGGCTGTTGGCCATGCGCATCGGTTGCCCCGCGGAAACCGACACATCCAGATCAGACAACTTGGATCACCTCGCCATTTCAGGTATTGGGAATCGATCACCTGGGTCCATTGCCAACTTCAGGTCGGGGCAACGTGTTGCTGCTGATATGGATCGACTACCTGAGCAGATTTTGCTGGGCGCACCCTGTGAAATCGGCTTCAGCCTCCGAAGCGATCCCAGTCCTGACCCAATGGATGGACACCATCGGCACATCACCTCAAGTCATATATCCGGATGCCGGTGGTGCATTTGTCTCCCGCGAATTCAAGTTGGCAATGAACGCCCGGTCGGTTGAGGTGACGCCAGCACCAGCAAAATCCCACAAGTCCGTTGGGATGATTGAGACGCACATCCGCCTGGTCGTGGACCTGATCACAAAGGAGATTCTTGCCGGCAAATTCCCTCCTGAAGACTGGGACCTGCATTGGATGGACAGCTTGAAGGCCGTCAATCGCAGGTGGATCCAATCTGTTGGGTTTTCACCAACGGAGATATTGATGGGCATCCCGCCAACTGACGACATCTCCACGGCGCCCATTCAATGTGCCGATCGAGAGTTGCCGTTACCAGATCAATTGGCAGATGCAGCTGTGGCACACATGGCAACAATCGAGTACCATAGACGGATGGTCAACATATCTCAGGACGCACGCAACGCCGCCAGATTGGCAAAACACGACCAACGAGTCTCTACACCATTCCGAAAAGGTGATTTCGTCATGTTGGCACAAGATGGCAAACCACCCAAATTTGAACCCCGCTGGAGGGGTCCATTCGTCATCAAACGCAGGGTCGGTCGTGTCACATACCGAATCGAACAATTGAACGGCACTGCCATCCCTCACGATCGACACTGGGATCAGTTGAAGGTTTTTCAACCGAGATCCGGGTACCTCCAATTACATTCGGATCTGTCGTTGCCATTCACACAATCGTTGAGACGTGGGAAGAAAAATTGA
- a CDS encoding tRNA (guanine-N(7)-)-methyltransferase has protein sequence MGKAKSKSTKREDYRNARNQEGVAELPRKKFYRQRAHANPFSDHQLVYPASPESMNWTQYYPAFAVEDEKPGTADAAVSDANALDASKPKTRSLKKDVEVVDIGCGFGGLLVALSPILPQTLVLGLEIRTSVTEYVQERIKALRVQNQEDGLYQNISCLRANSMKFLPNFFKKAQLSKVFICFPDPHFKARKHKARIVSTTLNSEYAFVLRPGGIVYTITDVEPLHQWMVGHFDAHPAFERLSEDEQEADECVKVMASETEESKKVTRNQGQKYVALFRRLEDPPW, from the exons ATGGGCAAGGCTAAAAGCAAGAGCACGAAGCGCGAGGACTATCGCAATGCGCGTAATCAGGAGGGCGTGGCAGAATTGCCCCGAAAGAAGTTTTACCGCCAGCGAGCTCATGCGAACCCTTTCTCGGATCACCAATTAGTCTA CCCTGCGAGCCCAGAGTCCATGAACTGGACGCAGTACTACCCTGCCTTCGCCGTCGAAGATGAGAAACCCGGCACGGCCGATGCAGCAGTCTCCGATGCAAACGCCCTGGACGCCTCGAAACCAAAAACACGTAGCCTGAAGaaggacgtcgaggttgtGGATATTGGGTGCGGCTTTGGGGGCCTACTTGTGGCATTGTCACCGATCCTGCCACAGACCCTTGTTCTTG GCCTCGAGATCCGCACTTCGGTGACAGAATACGTCCAAGAGCGTATCAAAGCGCTCAGAGTGCAGAACCAGGAGGATGGCCTGTACCAGAACATTAGCTGTCTGCGTGCGAACAGTATGAAGTTCCTCCCCAACTTCTTCAAAAAGGCGCAACTATCCAAAGTCTTCATATGTTTCCCAGACCCACACTTCAAGGCGCGGAAACATAAGGCCAGGATCGTATCAACTACACTTAACTCCGAATACGCATTTGTATTGCGTCCCGGTGGTATCGTCTATACCATCACCGACGTCGAGCCCCTGCACCAATGGATGGTTGGCCATTTTGACGCCCATCCTGCGTTCGAGCGCCTATCTGAGGATGAGCAGGAAGCCGACGAATGTGTCAAAGTGATGGCgtccgagacggaggagagCAAGAAGGTGACTCGGAATCAAGGCCAAAAATACGTGGCCCTCTTCCGCAGACTGGAAGACCCCCCATGGTGA